One segment of Thermus neutrinimicus DNA contains the following:
- the speB gene encoding agmatinase: MRLPFGERDTALEEARVVVLPVPYDLSLSFLPGARRGPEAILLASRELEPFLLELGVAPEEVGIHAAEPVPWVAGSAEESHALIREAALNHLRAGKFLVALGGDHSITHPLVQAHREALGGFSLLQIDAHADLYPGWQGSIYSHASPFYRLVQEGFPLVQVGIRAMDQESLALAKAKGVALFPAHRLHREGLPLGEILEALGERVYISLDFDALDPSVMPSVGTPLPGGLSYRQVVDLLEAVFGAKEVVGMDFVELSPNGQFHAEMTAAQLVYHAIGLKGLQAGWLEAKGL; encoded by the coding sequence ATGCGTCTACCCTTTGGCGAGCGCGATACTGCCCTCGAGGAGGCCCGGGTGGTGGTCCTGCCCGTGCCCTACGACCTTTCCCTCTCCTTCTTGCCGGGGGCGAGGCGGGGCCCTGAGGCCATCTTGCTGGCCAGCCGGGAGCTGGAGCCCTTTCTGTTAGAGCTAGGCGTGGCCCCGGAGGAGGTGGGCATCCACGCGGCGGAGCCGGTGCCCTGGGTGGCGGGAAGCGCCGAGGAAAGCCACGCCCTGATCCGGGAGGCTGCCCTAAACCATCTTCGGGCGGGCAAGTTCCTGGTGGCCCTGGGGGGGGACCATTCCATCACCCATCCCCTGGTCCAGGCCCACCGGGAGGCCCTGGGGGGGTTCTCCCTGCTTCAGATCGATGCCCATGCGGATCTTTACCCGGGGTGGCAGGGATCCATCTACTCCCATGCCTCGCCCTTTTACCGCTTGGTGCAAGAGGGTTTCCCCTTGGTCCAGGTGGGGATCCGGGCCATGGATCAAGAGTCCTTGGCCTTGGCCAAGGCGAAGGGGGTGGCCCTTTTCCCCGCTCACCGGCTTCACCGGGAAGGGCTTCCTTTAGGGGAGATCCTCGAGGCCCTGGGGGAGAGGGTCTACATCAGCCTGGACTTTGATGCCCTGGATCCCAGCGTCATGCCCAGCGTGGGCACCCCCTTACCTGGGGGGCTTTCCTACCGCCAGGTGGTGGACCTACTGGAGGCGGTCTTCGGGGCAAAGGAGGTGGTGGGCATGGACTTCGTGGAGCTTTCCCCCAACGGCCAGTTCCACGCGGAGATGACCGCGGCCCAGCTGGTCTATCACGCCATAGGCCTTAAGGGCCTCCAGGCGGGGTGGCTCGA